Proteins found in one Oribacterium sp. oral taxon 102 genomic segment:
- a CDS encoding ABC transporter substrate-binding protein gives MKRRIRRSLCFLALLCLLLCSACAPFCVTLPSDTADTGEYLSPEELRGDLVSVGFSQLGSESLWRRANTESVEQALREENGYFLLFHNARQKQENQIKAIRSFISQNVDCIVFSPITEEGWTTVLEEARKAEIPVILLDRSIDRRDEALYTSFVGEDMEQEGRNAGLWLESYTRGRGMEEQELRIAVLRGTRGSSAQRGRSMGFDRILEKHPNWHIVQQADGDFTTAKAKEAMQDILRSGVPFDVLLSQNDDMTFGALEALSEAGIPTGEDGIAVISFDACKQALKLVEQGVINVDIECNPESGELLASVIARIMRGEEVEKAYYMEDRVFTKDNVREVIGNRGY, from the coding sequence ATGAAAAGGAGAATCCGAAGAAGTCTCTGCTTTCTTGCCTTGCTCTGTCTGCTGCTATGCTCTGCCTGTGCGCCGTTTTGTGTGACGCTGCCCTCGGATACAGCGGATACGGGAGAGTATCTCTCGCCGGAGGAGCTTCGCGGGGATCTGGTCAGCGTCGGCTTCTCCCAGCTCGGGAGTGAGTCGCTCTGGCGGCGGGCGAATACAGAATCCGTAGAGCAGGCGCTCCGGGAGGAGAACGGCTATTTCCTGCTTTTTCACAATGCGCGGCAGAAGCAGGAGAACCAGATCAAAGCGATCCGGAGCTTTATTTCGCAGAATGTCGACTGCATCGTCTTCTCCCCGATCACAGAGGAGGGCTGGACGACGGTGCTGGAGGAGGCGCGAAAGGCGGAAATCCCCGTAATTCTGCTGGATCGCTCCATTGACAGGAGAGATGAGGCACTCTACACCAGCTTCGTCGGAGAGGATATGGAGCAGGAGGGGAGGAATGCCGGACTCTGGCTGGAGAGCTACACTCGCGGGCGGGGAATGGAGGAGCAGGAGCTTCGGATTGCCGTGCTGCGGGGAACACGTGGCTCCAGCGCGCAGCGGGGGCGCAGCATGGGCTTCGACCGCATTCTGGAGAAGCATCCGAACTGGCATATCGTGCAGCAGGCGGACGGCGACTTCACTACTGCGAAGGCGAAGGAGGCAATGCAGGACATCCTCCGCTCCGGTGTTCCCTTCGATGTGCTGCTTTCACAGAATGATGACATGACCTTCGGCGCGCTGGAGGCGCTCTCCGAGGCGGGGATTCCCACCGGAGAGGACGGCATTGCCGTCATTTCCTTCGACGCCTGCAAACAGGCGCTGAAGCTGGTCGAGCAGGGTGTCATCAATGTCGATATCGAGTGCAACCCGGAGAGCGGTGAGCTGCTCGCCTCAGTCATTGCACGCATTATGCGCGGGGAAGAGGTAGAGAAGGCATACTATATGGAGGATCGGGTCTTCACGAAGGACAATGTGCGGGAGGTCATCGGGAATCGAGGCT
- a CDS encoding sensor histidine kinase — translation MKIKTLQQKLSLFAIVQGIPLLLFSCYLIYALVSYSHAYDSIVSRMTVANSYNLNFKEELDESIYKRVVSGRAAEPGNPEDQRPYVLIAGLREDFARLNRLSIDAKSKNWLNILLRNLDTLEDRISDIEKNLTEDGHYDENIEMLDNNIYILTELIQDDIQYYIYFQAKNIELLKQELNRQVMLFLRVMAGSLLCITLLAMLALRRLGQGITVPIAELGTVAQRIAMGDFSARSGSLGEDEIGALGDRVNDMAAHLELMVRQIKEDEKRMRHAELRLLQEQINPHFLYNTLDTIIWLIEGRREEVAEDVVVALSDYFRLVLSHGREFITLRDEEKHILSYLQIQRVRYRDILSFECEIEPELYSCRVLKMTLQPVVENALYHGIKYKRGRGLIRIVGRRAGDELQLLVQDDGIGMKEAELMRLREEIQRPCRETERGFGLANVNERIRMNFGERYGLSVDSEEGRGTEVRICMPAEPFREEC, via the coding sequence ATGAAGATCAAGACACTGCAACAGAAGCTCAGCCTCTTCGCCATCGTGCAGGGGATCCCGCTGCTGCTCTTCTCCTGCTACCTGATCTATGCCCTCGTCAGCTACAGCCATGCCTATGACAGCATCGTCAGCCGCATGACGGTGGCAAACAGCTATAACCTGAACTTCAAGGAGGAGCTGGACGAGAGCATCTATAAGCGCGTGGTCAGCGGAAGAGCGGCAGAGCCGGGTAATCCGGAGGATCAGCGTCCCTATGTGCTGATCGCCGGACTGCGGGAGGACTTCGCCCGTCTGAACCGACTTTCCATCGACGCGAAGAGCAAGAATTGGCTGAATATCCTGCTCCGGAACCTCGACACGCTGGAGGATCGCATTTCGGATATCGAGAAAAATCTCACGGAGGACGGACATTATGATGAAAATATCGAGATGCTGGACAACAACATCTATATCCTCACGGAGCTGATCCAGGACGATATCCAATACTATATTTACTTTCAGGCAAAAAATATCGAGCTGCTGAAGCAGGAGCTGAACCGGCAGGTCATGCTCTTTCTCCGTGTGATGGCAGGCTCCCTTCTGTGCATCACTTTGCTTGCCATGCTCGCGCTCCGGCGGCTCGGACAGGGGATTACCGTACCGATCGCGGAGCTTGGAACGGTGGCGCAGCGGATCGCGATGGGCGATTTCTCCGCGCGGAGCGGGAGTCTCGGAGAGGATGAGATCGGCGCGCTCGGGGATCGGGTCAACGATATGGCGGCGCACCTCGAGCTCATGGTGCGGCAGATCAAGGAGGATGAGAAACGGATGCGCCATGCGGAGCTTCGGCTCCTGCAGGAGCAGATCAATCCGCATTTTCTCTACAATACACTCGATACCATTATCTGGCTGATCGAGGGACGGAGAGAGGAGGTGGCGGAGGACGTCGTCGTGGCACTCTCGGATTATTTTCGTCTGGTGCTGAGCCATGGCAGGGAATTCATCACGCTCCGGGATGAGGAGAAGCATATCCTAAGCTATTTGCAGATCCAGAGAGTGCGCTACCGGGATATCCTGAGCTTCGAATGTGAAATTGAGCCGGAGCTCTACAGCTGCAGGGTGCTGAAAATGACGCTGCAGCCCGTCGTGGAGAACGCGCTCTACCATGGCATCAAGTATAAGCGCGGACGGGGGCTGATCCGGATCGTCGGCAGGAGGGCGGGAGACGAGCTGCAGCTGCTCGTGCAGGACGACGGCATCGGGATGAAGGAAGCGGAGCTTATGCGGCTCCGGGAGGAAATCCAGCGTCCCTGCCGGGAAACAGAGCGCGGCTTCGGACTGGCGAACGTGAACGAGCGGATCCGCATGAATTTCGGAGAACGTTACGGGCTCTCTGTCGATTCGGAGGAGGGGCGCGGCACGGAGGTGCGGATCTGTATGCCGGCGGAGCCATTTAGGGAGGAATGCTGA
- the fsa gene encoding fructose-6-phosphate aldolase — MKFFIDTANVDEIREAWNMGIISGVTTNPSLIAKEGRDYMETLKEITDIVDGPISGEVKASTISAEGMISEGREIARLHPNMVVKIPMTEEGLKAVKALSMEGIRTNVTLIFSATQALLAARAGASYVSPFLGRLDDISTDGIALISDIMEIFDMYPDIETEVICASVRHPMHVLECAKTGAHISTVPYKVLLQMTKHPLTDIGIEKFKKDYEAVFSA, encoded by the coding sequence ATGAAATTTTTCATTGACACAGCGAATGTAGACGAGATCAGAGAAGCGTGGAACATGGGCATCATCTCCGGCGTGACGACCAATCCGTCCCTGATCGCCAAGGAGGGCAGGGACTACATGGAAACGCTGAAGGAAATCACCGATATCGTGGACGGGCCGATCTCCGGCGAGGTCAAGGCGAGCACGATCAGTGCGGAGGGCATGATTTCGGAGGGCAGAGAGATCGCGAGGCTCCACCCGAATATGGTGGTGAAGATCCCCATGACGGAGGAGGGACTCAAGGCGGTCAAGGCGCTTTCTATGGAGGGTATCCGTACCAATGTGACGCTGATTTTCTCCGCGACGCAGGCGCTCCTCGCAGCACGCGCCGGGGCAAGCTATGTATCTCCCTTCCTCGGCAGGCTGGATGATATCTCCACGGACGGCATCGCGCTGATCTCTGATATCATGGAGATCTTCGACATGTACCCGGACATCGAGACCGAGGTGATCTGCGCTTCCGTCCGGCATCCGATGCACGTTCTGGAATGTGCGAAGACCGGCGCGCATATCTCCACCGTTCCCTACAAGGTGCTCCTCCAGATGACGAAGCACCCGCTCACCGACATCGGCATCGAGAAATTCAAAAAGGACTACGAAGCCGTTTTTTCAGCGTAG
- a CDS encoding xylulokinase → MEKRQCIESGSTCLGIELGSTRIKAVLIDRSGKVLAVGFHDWENSLLDGIWTYSLEEIHAGLRACYRSLKEAVEKEYGCRLRTVGAMGISAMMHGYMAFDKEGTLLSPFQTWRNSNTEEAADRLTALFRFNIPLRWTIAHLYQCVLDKEEHLRQLSFVTTLASYIHFLLTGVKCSGIGDAAGIFPIDSGALDYDARMVSQFDGLLSDRGYGWTLRDVLPQVLTAGTEAGKLSEAGAAFLDPEGELRPGIPFCPPEGDAGTGMVATNAVAPATGNVSAGTSTFAMLVLSRGLSKLYREIDMVTTPDGYPVAMAHANNGTSDLNAWVGLFRECLTLFGVQADSTELYGRLYRHSLEGDKDCGALLPYGYYSGEGITHLNEGRPLFVRKPDSAFTLSNFMRAHLYSSLGAVKLGLDILLKEEKLPVKKLTGHGGLFKTKGVMQRYLAAAANAPVTVMETASEGGPWGMALLAAYLLYGKERASLSDYLEQEIFRNRVGVTEQPDPQDTAGFERFMEDYRAGLEIERAATGWK, encoded by the coding sequence ATGGAGAAAAGACAGTGCATCGAGAGCGGCAGTACCTGCCTCGGCATCGAGCTTGGCTCGACGCGGATCAAGGCGGTACTGATCGATCGGAGCGGGAAGGTGCTGGCGGTCGGCTTCCATGACTGGGAGAATTCCCTGCTCGACGGGATCTGGACCTATTCGCTGGAGGAGATCCACGCCGGTCTTCGAGCCTGCTACCGTTCTCTGAAGGAGGCAGTAGAGAAGGAGTACGGGTGCAGGCTCCGGACGGTCGGCGCGATGGGGATCAGCGCCATGATGCACGGCTATATGGCATTCGATAAGGAGGGGACGCTGCTCAGCCCCTTCCAGACCTGGCGGAACAGCAACACGGAGGAAGCAGCGGATCGCCTGACCGCGCTTTTCCGGTTCAATATCCCGCTGCGCTGGACGATTGCGCACCTTTACCAGTGCGTGCTGGACAAAGAGGAACATCTCCGGCAGCTTTCCTTCGTGACGACGCTTGCCTCCTACATCCATTTCCTTCTGACGGGCGTGAAGTGCAGCGGCATCGGCGACGCGGCAGGGATCTTCCCGATCGATTCCGGAGCGCTGGACTATGATGCGCGGATGGTTTCGCAGTTTGACGGGCTGCTCTCGGATCGCGGCTATGGCTGGACGCTTCGGGATGTGCTCCCGCAGGTGCTTACGGCGGGGACGGAGGCAGGGAAGCTGAGCGAAGCGGGCGCGGCATTCCTCGATCCGGAGGGGGAGCTCCGGCCGGGGATCCCGTTCTGTCCGCCGGAGGGAGACGCGGGCACCGGCATGGTGGCGACCAACGCGGTCGCACCGGCGACCGGAAACGTGTCTGCGGGCACCTCGACCTTCGCGATGCTGGTGCTTTCGCGGGGGCTCTCGAAGCTCTACCGCGAGATCGACATGGTGACGACGCCGGACGGCTACCCGGTCGCGATGGCGCATGCGAACAACGGCACCTCCGATCTGAACGCATGGGTGGGGCTGTTCCGGGAGTGTCTCACGCTCTTCGGCGTGCAGGCAGACAGCACGGAGCTCTACGGAAGGCTGTACCGGCATTCCTTGGAGGGGGATAAGGACTGCGGAGCGCTGCTCCCCTATGGCTACTATTCCGGCGAGGGGATCACGCATCTCAATGAGGGCAGGCCGCTCTTCGTGCGAAAGCCGGACAGCGCGTTCACGCTCTCCAATTTCATGCGCGCCCACCTGTACAGTTCGCTCGGCGCGGTGAAGCTGGGGCTGGACATCCTCTTAAAGGAGGAGAAGCTCCCGGTGAAGAAGCTGACGGGGCATGGCGGGCTCTTCAAGACCAAGGGCGTCATGCAGAGATATCTCGCGGCGGCGGCGAACGCGCCGGTGACGGTGATGGAGACCGCCAGCGAGGGAGGCCCGTGGGGCATGGCGCTTCTCGCGGCATATCTGCTCTATGGAAAGGAGAGGGCGAGTCTCTCCGACTATCTCGAGCAGGAAATCTTCAGGAACCGTGTCGGGGTCACTGAACAGCCCGACCCGCAGGATACAGCAGGATTCGAACGCTTCATGGAGGACTACAGGGCAGGACTGGAGATCGAAAGAGCGGCGACAGGCTGGAAATAA
- a CDS encoding L-ribulose-5-phosphate 4-epimerase, which translates to MLEELKRQVYEANMLLPEYHLVTFTWGNVSGIDREQGLFVIKPSGVEYERLRPEDMVVLDLTGRQVEGVLRPSSDTKTHLELYRAFPELGGIVHTHSPHAVAFAQAGEDIPCMGTTHCDYFYGDIPCVRHLTEEEIAEDYERNTGLGIVEHFRRNAISPVYVPGCVCRSHGPFAWGTDCFQAVHNAAVMEEVARMDIYTRLVNPNAGNAPKHYLEKHFSRKHGPNAYYGQR; encoded by the coding sequence ATGCTGGAGGAGCTGAAGCGGCAGGTCTATGAGGCGAATATGCTGCTTCCGGAGTATCATCTGGTGACCTTTACCTGGGGAAATGTCTCCGGGATCGACCGGGAGCAGGGGCTTTTCGTCATCAAACCGAGCGGCGTAGAGTATGAGAGACTGCGCCCGGAGGACATGGTGGTGCTGGATCTCACGGGCAGGCAGGTGGAGGGGGTGCTCCGCCCCTCCTCGGACACGAAGACGCACCTGGAGCTCTACCGCGCTTTTCCGGAGCTGGGCGGGATCGTTCATACTCACTCGCCCCATGCGGTTGCCTTCGCGCAGGCAGGGGAGGACATTCCCTGTATGGGGACGACGCACTGTGACTACTTTTACGGAGACATCCCCTGCGTCCGGCATCTGACAGAGGAGGAGATCGCAGAGGACTATGAGCGGAATACGGGGCTCGGCATCGTAGAGCATTTCCGCAGAAATGCGATCAGTCCGGTCTATGTTCCGGGCTGTGTATGCCGGAGCCACGGACCCTTCGCATGGGGGACGGACTGCTTCCAGGCAGTACACAACGCGGCGGTGATGGAGGAGGTCGCCAGAATGGACATCTATACACGGCTCGTCAATCCGAATGCGGGAAATGCACCGAAGCACTATCTCGAGAAGCATTTCTCGAGAAAGCACGGGCCGAATGCCTACTATGGGCAGAGATAG
- the araA gene encoding L-arabinose isomerase, whose amino-acid sequence MSKLYFIVGSQDLYGEECLLKVRRDAEEMTAFLRERLKDIAELELLPTVETSELCIQDMRRAQMDDDCVGVVTWMHTFSPAKMWIKGLQELRKPLLHLHTQANRELPYDKIDMDFMNLNQSAHGDREYGFIVARMGIPHEVAAGYYQNESVVGQLRRFAEVAKAISYSRQLRVASFGNNMREVAVTDGDRVESQIRYGWECNYFALGDLVQRIDAVTEAEIDAKMAEYQSRYTMKTDRIESVREQARYEIGLESFLSEHRIGAFADTFQDLYGLRQLPGLAVQSLMGKGIGFGPEGDYKIAALGAVMMKLAEGRDGATGFIEDYTYDLTEGEELELASHMLEVPPAFAATKPEIDVLPLGIGGKEDPARLIFDGVTGEGIQLTMVDMGDHFRLICADIELVKQPKPMPLLPVARIMYRHKPNFAIGTAAWCYAGGAHHSIVSTALTRKDIAMFARLTGTELITIGDDTTEADLQRFFTKR is encoded by the coding sequence ATGAGCAAGCTGTATTTCATTGTAGGATCGCAGGATCTGTACGGAGAGGAGTGTCTTCTTAAGGTGCGGAGAGACGCAGAGGAAATGACGGCATTTCTTCGGGAGAGGCTGAAGGATATCGCAGAGCTCGAGCTGCTGCCGACGGTAGAGACCTCGGAGCTCTGCATTCAGGATATGAGAAGGGCGCAGATGGACGATGACTGCGTGGGCGTCGTCACCTGGATGCATACCTTCTCTCCGGCGAAGATGTGGATCAAGGGTCTGCAGGAGCTCCGGAAGCCGCTGCTCCACCTGCATACGCAGGCGAACAGGGAGCTGCCGTATGATAAGATCGATATGGATTTCATGAACCTGAACCAGTCGGCGCACGGGGATCGGGAGTATGGCTTCATCGTGGCGCGGATGGGTATCCCGCATGAGGTCGCCGCAGGCTATTATCAGAATGAGAGCGTCGTCGGCCAGCTCCGGCGGTTCGCGGAGGTGGCGAAGGCGATCTCCTATTCGAGACAGCTTCGCGTCGCCTCCTTCGGCAACAATATGCGTGAGGTTGCGGTGACGGACGGCGACCGTGTGGAGAGCCAGATCCGCTACGGCTGGGAGTGCAACTACTTTGCCCTCGGCGACCTCGTGCAGCGGATCGATGCCGTGACGGAGGCAGAGATTGACGCGAAGATGGCAGAGTATCAGAGCCGCTACACGATGAAGACCGACCGCATCGAATCGGTGCGGGAGCAGGCGCGGTATGAGATCGGGCTCGAGAGCTTCCTCTCGGAGCATCGGATCGGCGCTTTCGCGGATACCTTCCAGGATCTCTACGGGCTCAGGCAACTTCCGGGGCTTGCAGTGCAGAGCCTGATGGGGAAGGGCATCGGCTTCGGTCCGGAGGGAGACTACAAGATTGCGGCGCTCGGCGCTGTCATGATGAAGCTGGCGGAGGGAAGAGACGGCGCGACCGGCTTCATCGAGGACTATACCTATGACCTCACCGAGGGAGAGGAGCTGGAGCTCGCCTCCCATATGCTGGAGGTTCCGCCCGCCTTCGCCGCGACGAAGCCGGAGATCGACGTGCTGCCGCTCGGCATCGGCGGCAAGGAGGATCCTGCAAGACTGATCTTCGACGGCGTGACCGGAGAGGGCATTCAGCTCACGATGGTGGATATGGGGGATCATTTCCGTCTGATCTGTGCGGATATAGAGCTCGTGAAGCAGCCGAAGCCGATGCCGCTTCTCCCGGTGGCACGGATCATGTACCGCCACAAGCCGAACTTCGCGATCGGCACGGCGGCATGGTGCTATGCCGGCGGCGCGCATCATTCCATCGTCTCCACCGCGCTGACACGGAAGGATATCGCGATGTTCGCGCGTCTCACCGGTACGGAGCTGATTACGATCGGGGACGACACCACGGAAGCGGATTTACAGAGATTCTTCACGAAGCGCTGA
- a CDS encoding GntR family transcriptional regulator encodes MAEGNDRLKYIRIYNWGRSLIVSGVLKTGDRFLSEHVLEKKFGYSRQTVRAALELLEQEGLVQRVRGSGTYVAYENGDSVAEEPHIGLILSYFADYLFPEVYAGIESVMKERGIKIDVAVTKNRLNDEALYLESFLRAGVKGLIIEGTRSSFPNPHLRLYEELRRRNVPTLFIHNHYSNIAFDSVEMEDAKCSYMLTAELIRCGHRKIGGVFKYDDRQGIERYHGFLDCLADHGLTLDDDAVRWYSTKDMEYKFSKKSLQNLFRRSRDCTAMVLYNDEVAVKYMEFVRERGIRVPEDVSIVSFDDARLLSENDIRLLSAIHPKFELGRLTARNLLRMMGDKDWQSRSYSYRFPVLLNRGDSVAVRGEQG; translated from the coding sequence ATGGCGGAGGGAAACGATCGCTTAAAATATATCCGCATCTATAACTGGGGCAGGAGCCTGATCGTCAGCGGGGTGCTGAAGACGGGCGACCGCTTCCTGTCGGAGCATGTCCTGGAGAAGAAGTTCGGCTATTCCCGGCAGACGGTGCGGGCGGCGCTGGAGCTTCTGGAGCAGGAGGGGCTCGTGCAGAGGGTGCGCGGCAGCGGCACCTACGTTGCCTACGAGAACGGAGACAGCGTGGCAGAGGAGCCGCACATCGGACTGATCCTGAGCTATTTCGCGGATTATCTCTTTCCGGAGGTCTATGCCGGCATCGAGTCGGTGATGAAGGAGAGGGGCATCAAGATCGACGTGGCGGTGACGAAGAACCGGCTGAATGACGAGGCACTCTATCTGGAGAGCTTCCTCCGCGCCGGGGTCAAGGGGCTGATTATCGAGGGGACGCGTTCCAGCTTTCCGAATCCGCATCTCCGTCTCTATGAGGAGCTCCGGCGCCGGAATGTCCCGACACTCTTCATCCACAATCATTATTCCAATATCGCCTTCGACAGCGTGGAGATGGAGGATGCGAAGTGCAGCTATATGCTGACGGCGGAGCTGATCCGCTGCGGGCATCGGAAGATCGGCGGTGTCTTCAAGTATGACGACCGGCAGGGGATAGAGCGCTATCACGGCTTCCTCGACTGTCTCGCGGATCACGGGCTCACGCTCGATGACGATGCGGTTCGCTGGTATTCGACGAAGGATATGGAGTACAAATTCTCGAAGAAGAGCCTGCAAAACCTCTTCCGGAGGAGCCGGGACTGCACGGCGATGGTGCTCTACAACGACGAGGTCGCCGTGAAGTACATGGAATTCGTGCGGGAGCGGGGGATACGGGTGCCGGAGGACGTGTCGATCGTTTCCTTCGATGATGCCCGCCTGCTTTCGGAAAACGATATCCGACTGCTCTCGGCAATCCATCCGAAGTTTGAGCTGGGGCGGCTGACGGCACGAAACCTCCTCCGGATGATGGGGGATAAGGACTGGCAGAGCCGGAGCTATTCCTACCGCTTCCCAGTGCTCCTGAACAGGGGGGATTCGGTCGCCGTGCGTGGAGAGCAGGGATGA
- a CDS encoding ABC transporter permease translates to MRLLRAFLPIAGLVLIFLLFNILTNWRMIGNLPLVLSQVYVTMIAATGVFFIMTMGGLDFSQGSILGIASIVVCMVSKISIPLSILAGIAAGAAIGAINGYFYVNRRIKSFIVTICTMFLFRGFIKYLTTNAPVAGSALLINFDSTGLKLGAALLVLAVAYFFFRFTKFGTYLKAIGAGEQAAKFSGIRTDRMKFWVYVLSGAITGFAAFINVVKVGSVTSSGGNQLETQILIALVLGGMPISGGAKVRFENIVVGSLLYIVLNSGLTMMGFSTQMMQLIQGVIFLVFVAVFADRQSLKVIK, encoded by the coding sequence ATGCGTCTTCTTCGCGCGTTCCTTCCGATCGCGGGACTGGTGCTGATCTTCCTCCTGTTCAATATCCTGACAAACTGGAGGATGATCGGGAATCTGCCGCTCGTTCTCTCGCAGGTTTATGTAACGATGATCGCTGCGACGGGCGTCTTCTTCATTATGACGATGGGAGGACTGGATTTCTCGCAGGGCTCCATCCTTGGCATCGCGTCCATCGTAGTCTGCATGGTTTCCAAGATCAGCATCCCGCTGTCCATCCTCGCGGGAATCGCCGCGGGAGCAGCGATCGGCGCGATCAACGGCTACTTCTATGTGAACCGCAGGATCAAGTCCTTTATCGTGACGATCTGCACGATGTTCCTCTTTCGGGGCTTCATCAAGTATCTCACGACCAATGCGCCGGTGGCAGGCTCCGCGCTGCTGATCAATTTCGACAGCACGGGACTGAAGCTCGGCGCGGCGCTGCTCGTGCTCGCCGTTGCCTATTTCTTCTTCCGCTTCACGAAGTTCGGCACCTATCTGAAGGCGATCGGCGCGGGGGAGCAGGCGGCGAAGTTCTCCGGCATCCGCACGGACCGGATGAAGTTCTGGGTTTATGTGCTTTCAGGCGCGATCACCGGCTTTGCGGCATTTATCAATGTCGTCAAGGTCGGCTCCGTGACCTCCTCCGGCGGGAACCAGCTGGAGACGCAGATCCTGATTGCCCTCGTCCTCGGCGGAATGCCAATTTCCGGCGGCGCGAAGGTACGCTTCGAGAATATCGTGGTCGGCTCCCTGCTCTATATCGTACTGAACAGCGGCCTGACAATGATGGGCTTCTCGACCCAGATGATGCAGCTGATCCAGGGCGTGATCTTCCTTGTATTCGTGGCGGTATTTGCGGACAGACAGTCGCTGAAGGTCATAAAGTGA
- a CDS encoding sugar ABC transporter ATP-binding protein: MSKVRLEIRNLCKSFGITRAVQNVSFQINKGEVHALIGENGSGKSTLTNMLTGIYTIDSGEFLLDGKPIRPRNQVEANNEGVSIIVQELGTLSGLTVAENIFLGHEEQFVRFGVKNTQRMNRRAGELLRQYGFDRIRPSDMIDDYNFEDRKLVEIVKATYFEPKIVVIDETTTALSQEGREELYKQMERIRQSGNTVIFISHDLPEVLEKSDTITILRDGVYIDTVKSAEVTEDDLKRLMVGREVTGEYYRSDYGEPVSPEVVLSAEHLTVPGRLRDVSFALHRGEILGFGGLSESGMHEIGRAVFGASFDREGSVRLSDGTEINDIPTAIRHSIAYTSKDRDNESVVMNQSIGDNICLPSLDALSVRGVLFDRKLRQFADKFAKKMSVKMVNVDQFVSELSGGNKQKVVLARWIGRDSDIVVLDSPTRGIDIKVKQDIYQLMNEMRRKGKSIIMISEELMELIGMCDRVIIMKNGTISGELGRAREMDENSLITMMV, encoded by the coding sequence ATGAGTAAAGTAAGATTAGAGATTCGAAATCTCTGCAAATCCTTCGGGATCACGAGGGCGGTGCAGAATGTGTCCTTTCAGATCAATAAGGGAGAGGTGCACGCGCTGATCGGAGAGAACGGCTCCGGCAAGTCGACCCTCACCAATATGCTGACCGGGATCTATACGATCGATTCCGGAGAATTTCTTCTCGACGGGAAGCCGATCCGCCCGAGGAATCAGGTGGAGGCAAACAACGAGGGCGTGTCGATCATCGTGCAGGAACTGGGGACGCTGTCGGGGCTCACGGTGGCGGAGAATATCTTCCTCGGGCATGAGGAGCAGTTTGTCCGCTTCGGCGTGAAGAATACGCAGCGCATGAACCGGCGCGCAGGGGAGCTGCTCCGGCAGTACGGCTTCGACCGGATCCGCCCATCCGACATGATCGACGACTATAATTTCGAGGACCGGAAGCTGGTGGAGATCGTCAAGGCGACCTATTTCGAGCCGAAGATCGTCGTGATCGACGAGACGACGACGGCGCTGTCACAGGAGGGGAGAGAGGAGCTCTACAAGCAGATGGAGCGGATCCGGCAGAGCGGCAACACCGTGATCTTCATTTCCCATGATCTGCCGGAGGTGCTGGAGAAGTCGGATACGATCACCATTCTTCGGGACGGGGTGTATATCGACACGGTGAAGAGCGCGGAGGTAACAGAGGATGATCTGAAGCGACTGATGGTCGGGAGAGAGGTGACGGGGGAATATTACCGCTCCGACTACGGCGAGCCGGTTTCTCCGGAGGTCGTGCTCTCGGCGGAGCACCTCACGGTGCCGGGCAGGCTCCGGGACGTGAGCTTCGCGCTGCACCGCGGCGAGATTCTCGGCTTCGGCGGGCTGTCCGAGTCCGGGATGCATGAGATCGGCAGGGCGGTCTTCGGCGCCTCCTTCGACCGCGAGGGCAGCGTGAGACTCTCGGACGGGACGGAGATCAACGATATCCCGACAGCGATCCGCCACAGCATCGCCTATACCTCGAAGGATCGGGACAATGAGTCGGTGGTGATGAACCAGAGCATCGGGGACAATATCTGCCTCCCCTCGCTGGATGCGCTTTCTGTGAGGGGCGTGCTTTTCGACCGGAAGCTCCGTCAATTCGCGGACAAATTCGCGAAGAAGATGTCGGTCAAGATGGTAAACGTCGACCAGTTCGTGTCGGAGCTCTCCGGCGGCAACAAGCAGAAGGTCGTGCTGGCACGCTGGATCGGCAGGGACTCGGATATCGTCGTACTGGACAGCCCGACGCGCGGCATCGACATCAAGGTGAAGCAGGACATTTACCAGCTGATGAACGAGATGCGCAGGAAGGGCAAGTCCATCATTATGATCTCGGAGGAGCTGATGGAGCTGATCGGGATGTGCGACCGCGTCATCATTATGAAGAATGGCACGATCAGCGGCGAGCTCGGAAGAGCACGGGAAATGGATGAGAACAGTCTCATTACCATGATGGTTTAG